The Microcebus murinus isolate Inina chromosome 4, M.murinus_Inina_mat1.0, whole genome shotgun sequence genome has a segment encoding these proteins:
- the LOC105863166 gene encoding olfactory receptor 5B12, with the protein MLIAQEERAAPYFLMENITEVTEFILAGLTDNPKLQITLFVIFLFIYFITMVGNLGMIGLILLDSRLHTPMYFFLSNLSLADFGYSSAVTPKMIVGFLTGDKMMSYTACATQFFFFVAFITVESFLLASMAYDRYAAVCKPLHYTTTMTTNVCACLAIGCYVCGFLNASIHTGNTFRLSFCRSNVVDHFFCDAPPLLALSCSDNHISEMVIFFVVGFNVLFSILVILISYLFIFITILKMRSSEGRRKAFSTCASHLTAVSIFYGTGIFMYLQPSSSHSMGTDKMASVFYAIVIPMLNPLVYSMRNKEVKSAFKKTLGKAKSSVGFKF; encoded by the exons ATGTTGATTGCTCAGGAAGAAAG GGCAGCCCCATACTTCCTAATGGAGAACATTACAGAGGTGACTGAATTCATTCTTGCAGGGTTGACCGATAACCCCAAACTGCAGATCACACTCTTTGTAATCTTCCTTTTCATCTACTTCATCACTATGGTCGGGAACCTGGGGATGATTGGGTTGATTCTATTGGACTCTCGTCTCCACACACCTATGTACTTTTTCCTCAGTAATCTCTCCCTGGCAGACTTTGGTTATTCCTCAGCTGTCACTCCAAAGATGATTGTAGGATTCCTCACAGGAGACAAAATGATGTCCTACACTGCTTGTGCCACTCAGTTCTTCTTCTTTGTAGCCTTTATCACAGTAGAAAGTTTCCTCTTGGCCTcaatggcctatgaccgctatgcAGCAGTGTGTAAACCACTGCATTACACCACCACCATGACAACAAATGTGTGTGCTTGTCTGGCCATAGGCTGCTATGTCTGTGGTTTCCTGAATGCCTCCATCCACACCGGGAACACTTTCAGGCTTTCTTTCTGTAGGTCCAATGTAGTCGATCACTTTTTCTGTGatgcccctcctctcctggctctCTCATGTTCTGACAACCACATCAGTGAGATGGTTATCTTTTTTGTGGTGGGATTCAATGTCCTCTTTTCTATCCTGGTAATCTTGATCTCCTACCTATTCATATTTATCACCATCCTGAAGATGCGCTCATCTGAAGGACGCCGGAAGGCCTTTTCCACTTGTGCTTCCCACCTCACTGCAGTTTCTATCTTCTACGGGACAGGCATATTTATGTACTTACAACCTAGCTCCAGCCATTCCATGGGCACTGACAAAATGGCATCTGTGTTTTATGCCATAGTCATTCCCATGCTGAATCCACTAGTCTACAGCATGAGGAATAAAGAGGTTAAGAGTGCCTTTAAAAAGACTCTTGGGAAGGCAAAGTCTTCTGTAggattcaaattttaa